CCTACGACCGCCGGAATTTTCTTGGTGATAAGCTGGTCGGCTACGTTCTTTTGGGTGATACCACGCCCTTCTCCATGCTGAGCCGGGAACTGCAGCAGGGTTAAAGGAGCGGACAGTTGCTTCCTCTGAGAGACAGTCAGCCAAGCAAACGTTTCCCGCTGGTCACCATCATTTTAATCGCCATCAATGTGGCGGTCTTCATCTATCAGTCAAGCTTGAGCGACATGGGTCTTTACCACTTCTTTGACCGTTATGCCTTCACGTCCCAGGGCTTTCTTGACGCCATCTCCGCCAGGCAATTTTACTGGCCCCTCATCACCAGCATGTTTCTGCACGGCGGCCTCAGCCACCTGATCGGCAATATGTGGATTCTTTGGCTCTTCGGAGACAATGTTGAAGATTACCTGAACCCCTTCCGTTACATCCTCTTCTACATGGGAACGGGACTGATCGCAACTTTCGCCCATGCTCTGTCCGATCTTCACTCGGATGTCTTTACCCTCGGGGCCTCAGGCGCGATTTCAGGTGTTATGGGCGCCTACCTGGTTCTTTACCCCCATGCCCGCATCCTGACCCTGATCCCTGTCATGCCTTACT
This genomic interval from Fastidiosipila sp. contains the following:
- a CDS encoding rhomboid family intramembrane serine protease is translated as MLPLRDSQPSKRFPLVTIILIAINVAVFIYQSSLSDMGLYHFFDRYAFTSQGFLDAISARQFYWPLITSMFLHGGLSHLIGNMWILWLFGDNVEDYLNPFRYILFYMGTGLIATFAHALSDLHSDVFTLGASGAISGVMGAYLVLYPHARILTLIPVMPYFINIPAFVYLILWIILQLFSGFLIGGAAGIAWWAHIAGFLAGLLICFGGRNRRKRKQASA